One genomic region from Candidatus Fermentibacter sp. encodes:
- a CDS encoding pyridoxamine 5'-phosphate oxidase family protein — translation MKLSDVLDLFDERSSVTLATVAGDRPSVRPMTLMKVDGGLFMLTEAGSPKLAELRANPRCLVYRGLADGRGNGFITLDCAAAEETSPSERKRLYARSGYASTYWTSPGDPKFCLLRLVPDGARMMMPGEDFAVAAD, via the coding sequence ATGAAGCTTTCCGATGTGCTCGACCTTTTCGACGAACGCTCGTCCGTGACGCTCGCCACCGTGGCCGGGGACAGGCCCTCGGTCAGGCCCATGACGCTGATGAAGGTTGACGGCGGGCTGTTCATGCTCACCGAGGCGGGTTCGCCCAAGCTCGCGGAGCTCCGGGCCAATCCGCGCTGCCTCGTCTACCGGGGTCTTGCGGACGGCAGGGGGAACGGGTTCATCACCCTGGACTGCGCCGCGGCCGAGGAGACCAGCCCGTCCGAGAGGAAGCGGCTCTATGCAAGATCCGGCTATGCCTCGACCTACTGGACGTCGCCCGGGGACCCGAAGTTCTGCCTGCTCAGGCTGGTCCCGGATGGCGCCAGGATGATGATGCCGGGGGAGGATTTCGCAGTCGCTGCCGACTGA
- a CDS encoding nucleotide pyrophosphohydrolase, which yields MDGLLAEVREFVRERDWGMYHSPKNLSMALSVEASELAEIFQWLTEDQSRSLTPAQKAHAAEEIGDVLIYLVNLADRLDLDPVAAASAKLVLNRIKYPVEKARGSAAKYDGRDG from the coding sequence ATGGACGGTCTTCTCGCCGAAGTGCGCGAATTCGTCCGCGAGCGCGACTGGGGCATGTACCACAGCCCCAAGAACCTCTCCATGGCCCTTTCGGTCGAAGCCTCCGAGCTGGCCGAGATCTTCCAGTGGCTCACCGAGGACCAGAGCCGGAGCCTCACGCCGGCACAGAAGGCCCACGCCGCCGAGGAGATCGGCGACGTGCTGATCTACCTCGTCAACCTGGCCGACAGGCTCGACCTGGATCCCGTCGCGGCCGCCTCCGCCAAGCTGGTGCTCAACCGCATCAAGTACCCCGTCGAGAAGGCCCGCGGAAGCGCGGCCAAATACGACGGGCGGGACGGCTGA
- a CDS encoding helix-turn-helix transcriptional regulator, which translates to MAIVVNLDVMLAKRKMKLNGLSEAIGISVQNLSILKTGKARAIRFSTLDALCRILECTPGDILEHRGDKA; encoded by the coding sequence ATGGCGATAGTCGTGAACCTCGACGTGATGCTGGCGAAGCGGAAGATGAAGCTCAACGGGCTGTCGGAGGCGATAGGCATCTCGGTGCAGAACCTGTCCATCCTGAAGACGGGGAAGGCCAGGGCGATAAGGTTCTCCACGCTGGATGCCCTGTGCCGCATCCTCGAGTGCACCCCTGGCGACATCCTCGAGCACAGGGGCGACAAGGCGTAG
- a CDS encoding RsiV family protein has translation MTGLKAALWASILTAPACLASVRDGMPPLPSLPSPDGQYLLSPDTTLDSEGVTVWLIRITDTTGRIEMSALGPDFSWERGLYRAWDGTGRAWIFSDSAGYIWCYGPTPSGWHEVYWNDDGTVVEGFDAPYDLYPPVPWSRRDDPQEMMPEYINEGSGPGWEYSLYLPPIRSDRSFLRELVLGEMWPKIDWFRSAAESSFAESGCDPGFMDWSLEISMSLPRVPEGMLAAACGWWDYTGGVHGNSDSACWLFEYDEESITSIPWTMIGTEDLLADSAELAALSALVVDSLSETLGEFADMDWIMRGAGPSWSNYGDLMPVPDSTGALAGFGICFPDYRVAPYVAGPQYIYIPIELLRPREH, from the coding sequence ATGACCGGCCTGAAAGCCGCCCTCTGGGCATCGATACTGACCGCCCCTGCATGCCTGGCCTCCGTGAGGGACGGCATGCCGCCGCTTCCTTCCCTGCCGTCTCCGGACGGGCAGTATCTGCTGTCCCCCGATACGACACTCGACTCGGAAGGGGTGACGGTCTGGCTCATTCGGATCACCGACACAACCGGCCGGATCGAGATGTCGGCCCTCGGCCCGGACTTCAGTTGGGAGAGAGGACTCTACAGGGCGTGGGACGGCACGGGCCGCGCCTGGATCTTCTCCGATTCCGCCGGTTACATCTGGTGCTACGGCCCGACTCCCTCCGGCTGGCATGAGGTCTATTGGAACGACGACGGGACAGTTGTCGAAGGATTCGATGCCCCGTACGACCTGTATCCCCCCGTCCCCTGGTCACGTAGAGATGATCCGCAGGAGATGATGCCCGAGTACATCAACGAGGGTTCGGGCCCGGGCTGGGAGTACAGTCTCTATCTGCCTCCGATCCGGAGTGATCGTTCATTCCTGAGAGAACTGGTACTCGGGGAAATGTGGCCGAAGATCGACTGGTTCAGGTCTGCGGCAGAGTCCAGCTTCGCGGAGAGCGGCTGCGACCCCGGCTTCATGGACTGGTCGCTCGAGATCAGCATGAGCCTCCCGCGAGTGCCGGAAGGGATGCTCGCCGCAGCATGCGGCTGGTGGGACTACACCGGCGGGGTGCACGGGAACAGCGACAGCGCCTGCTGGCTCTTCGAGTACGACGAGGAGTCGATCACATCCATTCCCTGGACGATGATCGGCACCGAGGACCTCCTTGCCGATTCGGCCGAACTCGCTGCGCTCTCGGCGCTTGTCGTCGACAGCCTGTCGGAGACCCTCGGCGAGTTCGCGGACATGGACTGGATCATGCGTGGGGCGGGGCCTTCGTGGAGCAACTACGGCGACCTGATGCCCGTCCCCGACTCGACCGGGGCGCTCGCGGGCTTCGGCATCTGCTTCCCCGACTACAGGGTCGCTCCCTACGTGGCCGGCCCGCAGTACATCTACATCCCGATCGAGCTGCTCAGGCCCCGGGAACACTGA